The following DNA comes from Salvia splendens isolate huo1 chromosome 17, SspV2, whole genome shotgun sequence.
ttaggtttgaactagttgttagataagtgttagttaaatagagccgagctgtgaaaaaagaagaagaatctTTTCATCcatgagttttgtaatcttccacacaaaaataaaacacaagatttccattgactctccaagaattgttttttttgcttattcattttcatatcaagtattcgttcttctcgttccggaatcgatctcgttgtgataacaagattgagtcgcgtatctgatagcattacaaattggcgccgtctgtgggaatcgaagaaggacgacgaattcaacaatgtctaccgcaaagttcgacgttgagaaattcaccggcgaaaatgatttcggcctgtggagattgaagatgagagctgttctgatgcagcaaggcgtctgggattatgtgaaatccaagacggacaagaaagagattcaagggatggatgcgGCGAAATGTCAAGAACTGGAATACAAGGCGTATAGCTCGATTGTCTTGTGCCTCAGCGATAGAGTCTTGAGGGAGGTTCAGAAAGAGGATGATGCCGCGGGAGTGTGGGAGAAATTGgagaaaatatatatggagaaGTCAATCTCCAATAGGTTGCATCTCAAGCAAAGATTGTTCAACTTTAGATTTTCTGACTCCAAGAATCTGGCGGATCAGCTGGAAGATTTTCGAAAGtatatagatgatcttgagggtGTGGATGATCCCatgaaagatgaggataaagctttgatgttattgaatgctctgcctcAGAGTTTTGAGCAATTCAAAGACTCAATACTTCTTGGAAGGGATTCGAAAGTGACTTTGGAGGAGGTATTTTCTGCATTAAAGCTGAAGGCAATGCAGAAATGTGTCAGCAAGCCAATCGATCAAGCTGCTGAAAGCCTCAATGTGAAGGCAACTTcaaagaaacaattcaaattcaagaaaccccCATCTGACAAGTGGAAGCCAAGATCATCTAAGGAAGGAGATCAAAAGGAATCTAGAAGCTGCTtctggtgtaagaaaccaggacacatcaagcaaaattgttttgcttggaagaaaaagcaATCTGAAAATAACAAAGGAGATGGCACAGCAGCTATcactgaggaaattgaagaggcaAGAGCTCTCAATGTGGTGGAGGATAGCCCATTATCAAGGCTATGGATCATGGACTCAGGCtgcagtttccatatgtccTCCAATCTCGACTGGTTCCAAGATTTAAAGGAATCTGAAGGCTCGGTGTTGCTGGGAGATGACCATGTGTGTGATGTAAGGGGTGTTGGGAGCATATGTTTGAGGATGGACAATGGAATTTTCAGAACTCTCACTGATGTGAGATACATCCCATCCATTAAAAGGAATCTTATATCCTTGGGTCTTCTTGAGAAGAATGGCTACGAATTGACTCTCTTTGGTGGAGAGATGCTTGTCAAAAaggatggccaaatgatcatgaAGGCTGTCAGAAACAATGTGCTCTATTATCTGAAAGCTGAGGCAGTTGCTGGAACAGCTAACAACACACAAAAGACCATCAATTGGCATGCTAGGCTGGGCCATGTGGGGGACACTGGGCTGATGCAGCTGGTAAAGCAAGGCATTATTCAGATGGCTGATTCAGAGATACAAAGAGCCATTGGATCGTGTGAAGAATGCATTCTTGGCAAAAACAAGAAGCTGCCATATGGAGTGGGCAAACATAACTCAACACAAcctctccaatatgttcacagtgacaTATGGGGCCCTGCACCAGTAAATAGTattggaggaggcaggtatttcttatcatttgttgatgatttttcaagaaaggtttggataatgatcatgaaagaaaagtcagagACCTTCAAGAAATTTCAGGAGTGGTGTACTGCAGTTGAGCTAGAAAACGGGAAGCCTTTGAGAACTGACAATGGGCTGGAATTTTTGTCCcatgagtttgatgagttttgcaagagaaaaggaattaaaaggcatagaacggtgcctcacaacccacaacaaaatggggtcgccgagagaataaatagaaccattcttgaaaGGGTAAGATGCATGTTGATAGCATCTGGAATGTCAAAACCattttgggcagaagcagcctccacagctgttgttttaatcaacaaatgccCCTCTGCTGCCATTGAAAATCAGACTCCGGATAGTAGATGGTATGGATCTTATGGAGACTATTCAAAATTAAGACCATTTGGGTGTAGAGCATATGCTCACATCAAACAAGGAAAGCTGGAACCAAGGGCTCTcagatgtgtgatgataggcTATCAGGTTGGAGTTAAAGGTTACAGATTATGGTGCTGTGAGGAAGGGAATAAGAAGGTTGTCATCAGTAGGGATGTTATTTTCAGGGAATCTgaaatgcctttcttcatgaAGCAAGTTCAGACtgttgagtttgaggtggaggGTCAGAGGGAATCCTCATCTGATGCTGTAAGAAGTCCACCAGATACTGTGAGAAATTCACAAGAAACCAGTGTTGGTGGATCCTCTGAACATGAAAGTAACATCAAGACTCCACAGAGACTGGTTGCAAGAGACAGAACCAGAAGAAGGATCAAGCTCCCTTCCagatttcaggattttgatatgATGCACTATGCACTGGCCATAGCTGAGGAGATGGACTATCATGAGCCTTCAAATTACAAGGAAGCAATAAGGAGTCCGGAGAAGGATCAGTGGCTATTAGCCATGCAGGAGGAGATTGATAGCTTGTACAAAAATcacacatggattttggtgttgaggccaactgatcagaaaacagttggttgtaaatggatttttaagaagaaaattgagGCCTTCAACAACAATCAAATCAGATTTAAAGCCAGGTTGGTGGCCAAAGGCTTTACACAAAAGGAGGGAGTagattataatgaaatattctcCCCTGTGGTAAAGCATAGCTCCATCAGGATTCTACTTGCCATTGTTGCTCAGAGaaattgggaattgcagcaactcgatgtcaaaacagcctttcttcatggagagctcgAAGAGAGAATTTACATGGAGCAGCCTCCTGGTTTTGTCCAAccaggaaatgaaggaaaggtGTGTTTGCTGAAAAGAAGCTTGTATGGTCTAAAACAAAGTTCAAGACAGTGGTATCTCAGGTTCAATGAGTTCATGCATAAGATCGGTTTTGAGAAGTCTTTGTATGATCATTGTGtcttcatcaagagaagaggtggagttgctgtggcatatctactattgtatgtagatgatatgctgatctctgcagagcataaggaagaggtggagttagtgaaaggtgatctgaaatctgaatttgatatgaaggatcttggagatGCAAAGAAGATCCTTGGAATGGAGATCATAAGGGATAGAGACAAGAAAAGGATATGGCTAACTCAGAAAGATTACATCAGGAATGTGATCAAGAAATTTCAGATGGATAAAAGCAAACCAGTGAGTGTGCCCCTGAGCCAGCAGTTTAAGCTCAGTGTAAATCAGTGCCCTAAAGATGATAGTCAGAGAAGAGAGATGGATAAAATCCCATATGCAAACATAGTGGGAAGcatcatgtacaccatggtgtgtacaaggccagacatCAGCCAAGCCATAAGtgttgtgagcagatacatggcagatccAGGTATGGAGCATTGGCATGCTTTAAAATGGATACTAAGGTATCTGAATGGTACTCAGGATTATGGCATACTGTTTGATGGAAGTAAGAATTTTGATGCACAGCCTCtattgggatattgtgattctgattttgctacTAACATTGACACTAGGAAGTCCCAATCCGGCTATGTTTTCTGCATGTATGGAGCTGCTGTAAGTTGGAAGTCGAGTTTGCAATCTGTGGTGGCACTCTcaacaactgaggcagaatatatttccatggctgaggccgtaaaggagagcatgtggctgaaaggaatctgctcggattttggagttgatcaaggagctgtgactgtattatgtgattcaaatagtgccatatgtttgtcaaaacatcagacattccatgagaggagcaagcatgtggatgttaagcttcattttgtgagggatgaagttgaaatgggctcagtgaagattgaaaaggtagctactgagcacaatgcagctgatatgctaacaaaggtgttgcccggacttaagttgaagtattgcatggatttggtgaatctgattcagctggagtgattgtggaagatggatgaaatctatggattgtccagttatgtcccaaggtggagatttgttatgaggattggggcaaaactgcacaatcagttcagttcggttaccaatatactgttcggcgattagggaccgatatgctgttcagtgatctgacgaactgcaatcatgctcggtgattggtcgagtttgtagtcgtgctcagggattaaccgagctcaatgttcggtgttgagctcggtgctcaatgttcggtgttgagctcggtgctcagtgctcggtgttgagctcggtgctcagtgctcggtgttggtgctcggtgttggccgaacttaaacgagttcggagttaacagttgttattaactgatgcacgtcgtcggatgcgactagttagttagctttaaatgaaagccgttaggtttgaactagttgttagataagtgttagttaaatagagccgagctgtgaaaaaagaagaagaatctTTTCATCcatgagttttgtaatcttccacacaaaaataaaacacaagatttccattgactctccaagaattgtttttttttgcttattcattttcatatcaagtattcgttcttctcgttccggaatcgatctcgttgtgataacaagattgagtcgcgtatctgatagcattacaagtataaataaaaaaagtaaaaaattaaaattaaaataaaaaataaaataaatgaaaaaatgtgacgTCCTATCTCTTGTCTGTCGCCTACCCACAATGGTGGACGAGAGCACGGACAAGGAGACGGACGCCCGCCTTTTCCGACGGACGAGCTCTTGTCCGTCTGAAATGTCCGTCTGACGCTCGCCGGTCACAGTGGTGGACTAGCATGCGGACTAGACGCGGACTAGCGGCTAGTCCGCGTGCTAAtccaccactgtggatgctcttagagaagAAAGCCTCCTAAATCCATGTTTTTTACCCAACACGGCAAATCTACCCCCACCTTATATACACATTGATAAAATGGAATAATCACATTATTTGCTCTCATTATCTATGTTtgattattttgaataaaacaAATTCATATGCAATCTTTCCCTACACAATGCGTCAATGCCAACTGCACATGATTTTACTTGTCAAGAGTCAAGAATGATAAAGACTTAATGGAGGAAGACTTTTCTTCAATTAACTattcgaagttttaattgtaatAAATGGATATTTATAAATTAGATCATGGATAGCACTTGATAATTGATATAGAGTTAAGTAATTAATGATGGGGGAGAGtaaaatcaatcaatcaattgtATCACATAAATTTTGGGGAAAAGTAGCGGAAGTGAACATATATAATATAGGGGTACttgtgataaaatatttttagaggCACATTGCTTTATCACTTGATTTCCTCAATTGAAAAGATGTTTTAAATCTAGGGAGGCAAAAAGATAAAAGGGCAACTAAAAATCATTAGATGGGGCTACACCTCATTATCgattttgattcattttcacATGCTATATCTTCCCTTGGTTGACattcaaaataaaacaaataaatattttatatatgtaaaatgaaaattgaaaccATTATATAAGTTTCATACTACCACTTATCATTATTTGACTTTAAGATGGGACCTATATATTTTAGTTGACTTAAGAACATATTTGgggtgaaataaaaaaaatgctttACATAGTAATATATCCAATCTTCAAATTTGATCTAGATTAATGAATGACTAGTCCAAACCGATCAGCTAAATCAACTCCCCTAAGATGCACATTGAAAAGTATATTGGCatgaaacaaacaaatattcacATCGGTATAACTGACTGACCTAACAATATATCTAATTTGAAACAGAAAACATACTAACTCAATAGTATATTAAGACTTCAAATTTGGTCCAGAGATTATGATCTAGTTTAATGGAGGGCTAGTCCAAATCGTACAAAAAAATCAATGTTGCAAATAGCGGGCTATAGCGCCGCTATAGCTGCTGAAGCAAGCCACCGCGAAGATATCCTCTGTATTGGATATACGGGCGCTAAAATCGCTAAAGCGAGCTATAGCGCCGCTAATGTACGATAGCGTAGCGGTGTCGATAGCTGCGCTATGCTTTTTTTTGTTGCAACAGGCCAAACGTCAAGCCGGATTAAAAAATTAGCCCAAAAGTAGCCCACTACGTGCATGTAACCCTATTTCTTTTGGTTCTCTACTCCCGTATCTCTTTGACAAAGAAATTCTTTCATGTTCTTGATGATGAAGAGGCATCTGCTACTTCCTCCtctgaagatgaagatgataacGACACCATTGTACCATCCCCATCTGCTTCTAATTCTTCGAGTGATGATGATTTGTAGTAAGAGGACGAGAGAAGAGAACTGAAGACGAACTGAAGGCAACACGAGTGAACTAGCAGAGCATTGTTGGCTTGTtatactatttttaatttttattttgcattGGCTGCTATCATAGTTTATTAGTTAATGGCTCTGAACTAATGTATGTGAACTAATGTGTGAAATTACTCATGTTTTGGCTaaaattttgcttttttttttgtaaaacgCTATTAGCAATAGCTGCCGCTATAGCTGCACTATAGCCGCTATAGCTTTTTCGGGAGGACTCCGCTAAAATTGATAGCCCGCTATTTGCAACATTGAAAAAAATCCAAGTCCTTCAAACCGCACCTTGAAAGGTCTAAGGTAAGGTGCGAGTGTTTTAACAAATGAAACAAATATATATCTCACatctatataaaaaaagaatttatacaaaaaaaaaactcaagtcCTCAAAGATGCGCCTCCAAAGGTCTAAGCTAAGAGACAAATGAAACAGATATATATCTCACGTcgatataaaaaaattgaaacctTCATATCTATCCGTGCCCACAAATTACTCTACTTATATTTGAAATCGTCATATCAGTCCCATAAACTACTCTACTTATATATCACTACCACATTATACTATCTTTATCACTACCACTATATACTACctatccacaatggggcggacgatagctcgcccgatgcatcgggcatgcTATCGTCCgtcactgtgggtgcgcggatgcaggacgatgcgtcgtccgctccctaagcttagtccgcggatgatagggcatcgtccgcccattgtaggcgacgcggacgatggcgcggacgatgcaacgcgttttagtttttttttttaattcgaaaattttgtttatataaataccccatcctcagatttcatttgtaacttttcgattcacttttcaactctcaaattatgctataaaatggattccagtggatactcaagtcctgGTAGCCCGATATTTGGAGATggcgcacggtggccgggtacacaacctggcgaaTATTGGTCGTTCGACGACAACAAGCAGTACGACCCCGACTTCAGtgcggattcgtacggtctctctgacatggagtttggggcttttgtagaataggtaatttttttatttataaccactgtaacttttttttaatcaatgtattaTTTGTCGTTTCTATTTAAtcgtattttttaattaatttgcatttatatgtttgaaaatatttaaattaattaaaaaaaacaatattaaaacCTATAGGGCGCCTCACTACATGTGGAAGAGcatgaggataaaatgctgatgtggcagtgcaTATGGCGGGCTTCATCCAAAATATatgcttttgtttttttgttgtatCTTTCTCTCTGTGCCGTCGGGATATATGCATATAGGTGGTGGGGGCTTAGAGAGGAGGCAGCTAGAAAGAAGCTGAGGAGGCTAATTCACTTTGTGGGAAGATTCCTATATTTGTTGAATTTGTATCAAGGCAAATGATGAAGCATCGTTCATCTAAATCATTTGGTCTTCCCCTAAATGCACATCTCATCATTCATTCCTCTATTACTATACCCTTAATTTCCTCTTTTGATtgtgtttatatattttatgtacTAATCATTTTGCATTCCCTAGTCTTCaaactaaaactcaattactaaaCCACATACATACATAAACAAATCTTGCCAATTTCATGCGCGTGAGCCAAGTATTAAATACTCATATTAATAACTTTGCCTATTTTTGCCCATAACTTTATAGGTTAGTGGGGAAAAAACATGgaaattgaatttataataatatattgttGAAGTTCTCTAACTAAAGGGTGTTGTTTTATATAAATAGACGACATCGTTTAACTCAACGACAATGGTGTCcacgtactccctccgtccccaaagagtatgaactatttcttttttcgtccgtccctaaagaatatgaactttttaattttgaaaaatacaaACAACATACTACCCTATAAcgtattttatttacaacttataccattaccaTTAATACTTATATCATtataataatatggatctcactctccactaacattatttccactaccctttctctctcttacttttctcccTATTTATTAAAACCtatgccgaacccaaagttcatactctttggggacggagggagtataatttttcgGCTGACATACTAGATATAATTTCATACATTTTTTCATCGTGTGATAATTGCGTACAAATCTGAACTTTATGATTTTTCCaactaaaatttaatattacaGGAAAAACCATATTTAACCAAAGTTCAAGATTTTTTCATCAATTTATACTTGCATCAGTATAACTtgaaataatatatattgcTCGTCACTCGATTAATCTTCATAATACTGTATGTACTTGACAAATAGAGGGAGGAGGAAGTGAACTTGAGCTATtcataattcataatattaataattataaagTGTCAAATTATAATAGTGTAATTGGCTTACCATACTTTTAACGTGGATGTGgtcaatgaaaataataagtaaTTATAGAGCTAAAGAAAAACCAAAAAGTTTCCTTGTCGCTTTACATGtttctaaatataatatttattaatcACAAGAAAACTGTCTACTGAAaggtatgtatttttgtgtgttAATTAATAAGAAGATTAAACATGGAAGAGTAGTGGTGGTGAAGCTTAGAAGaaaaattgtaaatattaaTGAGTGAAGCTTaagtttaattaatttgaaatatttatcTATCTCTACAAAATTATTTTCCCTTGCTGTCTCTTGCAATTGCCTTAAATATTAAATCATGCTTgcatatttattatattaactTATACTATTTCGTACACTTTACCAACAAAAAATATGTATAGCATAGCCAAAACTAGGGGAAACACTCTTATTTGAGAAAAAAAGGGTTTCTTTCAAATTTTCGTTTAAAGTAGTATGTGATGATTAGTGAAGAAAAGTAATTAATTGCTGATTAGTATAAATAGATGGTGCAGTTATGCATAATCAAGGAGATTAAGGGAGAGAGATGGGACACCATTGCTGCAGCAAACAGAAGGTGAAGAGAGGCCTTTGGTCTCCCGAAGAAGACGAAAAGCTCATCCGACACATCACTAGCTACGGCCACGGCTGCTGGAGTTCCGTCCCTAAACTCGCCGGtaataattaaatgaaaattcatgattttagcGACCAATTGTTctgtatatattaaaaaaatatttaatttcccAATTTTCTAATTAGGGTTGCAAAGGTGTGGGAAGAGTTGTAGATTGAGATGGATAAACTATCTGCGGCCGGATTTGAAGAGGGGGTCGTTCAACGAGCAGGAGGAGAGGACGATCATCGACGTCCACCGGATCCTGGGGAACCGGTGGGCGCAGATCGCGAAGCACTTGCCTGGGAGGACTGACAACGAGGTGAAGAACTTCTGGAACTCGTGCATCAAGAAAAAACTGATAGCTCAGGGTTTGGATCCCAACACACACAATCTactttctctctcctcctccACTAATAATAACAAAAGAGGCCTCATTTCCACCTCAGCCTCCCATCAACAGCCTTTCACTGTTGACACCACGGCCacggccgcggccgcggccgtGGCTCCCATCATCAGTGCCACATCGTCGTTGCACGACCAGTTCAGCGTTCTGAACGAGAGCAGCTGCATTGACTGGGCTGCGGTGACGCAGCAATTGGCAGCACTGGGACAGGAACCTGAGCAGCAGCAACAACAACGACAGCAtgaggtggcggcggcggcgtgtGTGTACAAGTACAAGGTGGATGATGACGAGGACGAGGTTCTACTAAGCTCAAGTGGTGGTGAGCAGCTGCAGCAGGATCTGTTTGACGCCACGTGTCACTTCGATTTTCCGTTTCTGGATTCTGCATTTATAGCTCCACAAAATTATAACCCTATGGTTATGGATGATGCTCTTGCTTGGGACATTGTTAATTGATTCATTCAAGTTTCCCATTTGTTGTTATGGTTGTTAATCAGTTACAtataattttggaattttaagagataaattttctatatttattgtGACGACAAATACTTTTACactataaaaaagaattttaagaGTCCACCATTGGCTCGCGACATCTGGGATTTTGCTTTGACTGCAGAGTAGGCTCGGTTTTTTTCGAACAAAGGGCTTATTCGATTCGTTGGATACGAGCTATATATTCTAAATTTTGAGTTTAGAATCGTGAAACAATCATTTTCATGAATTTTATTGCAATGACGTAAGCTTTTGTACGACTATTCACACAAAATATCGAATTATTCAAAAATGTTATACGAATAGGAAAAAGAAATTTTCCATGTTCGCAGTTGTCTCGCGGCGTCTCACAGTGTACGCATAGACGACAAGGAAATGTGGAAATGTTGGAAAAGGTTCATTCATTCAACTTTTCTTTTAGAAAAGTCTTAAACCCAAATTTGGGGACTAAACTTTTCTACTTACAGATTTTGATAGGTTAAAATGACTATTATATCCTACGGTTAATTTTTTTAGATGGTGATTATCACTTTgaattccaaaaatattttgattttttgaaaatattatgtCACGCCTAGCTCATTGCCAACGTGTCAACATTACTCACTTATTATCCAAAGGTCGAAGAATAATTATTATCACTTGTGTTTCTCATCTATATCAACTTTTGTTCTCCTAATAATTTTAACTACCTTCGTTTTCTCATTTTCACGTTGCGTGAAAAAATTATTAGCGTGTGGGTCTTTTAAGAAACAAACACAATTTTATATGGATGTTATATTATTTATCTgtccattaaaatataaattttatagtgGATGACgtgaattt
Coding sequences within:
- the LOC121773812 gene encoding transcription factor MYB61-like translates to MGHHCCSKQKVKRGLWSPEEDEKLIRHITSYGHGCWSSVPKLAGLQRCGKSCRLRWINYLRPDLKRGSFNEQEERTIIDVHRILGNRWAQIAKHLPGRTDNEVKNFWNSCIKKKLIAQGLDPNTHNLLSLSSSTNNNKRGLISTSASHQQPFTVDTTATAAAAAVAPIISATSSLHDQFSVLNESSCIDWAAVTQQLAALGQEPEQQQQQRQHEVAAAACVYKYKVDDDEDEVLLSSSGGEQLQQDLFDATCHFDFPFLDSAFIAPQNYNPMVMDDALAWDIVN